The Porites lutea chromosome 7, jaPorLute2.1, whole genome shotgun sequence genome includes the window AAATCGTCATGAACCTTATGATAAACCTAAGGAATCTTAATACCTATGTATTGGATATAATTCACGATTGCCTTGTCATGTTAGCAATGTTTGCCTTATAAAATGTGTCAGTAGTTGCTAACTAGTATTTAAGGGTTATAAAGGACAAAAATGGTCTCTAGATCTAGCGACAAGTAGGCTTAgaccaaacgtcgaacttttcaagagacgaaccaaactttgTGAATGAGTTTGAATTTTCTATCCGTTCTATCCGTCTACTTTAGATGGATAGAATTGAACGTGTGAACATCGTCttcgggacaaacgtcgatcttcgcATGCGACGAACTAAGCCAAGAGACTAAACTTTTGCATGATGATGTATATTTAAACTCGTTCATTCGTTCgcacgatcttaacttaatttagacAATTTAGGTCAACCCAATTAGAGTTTGCTTCTTcttatgaaaagttcgacgtttggccttggCGCAAGTGAACTGTGCAAAAATTTTCCATAGCCTCGCACAGGTTTATTCCCGTAATTATTTTATTGGacaaaaacattcttaaaaAAGTTATGATCGCTCCTGTCCCTACTGTATACATTACCAAAATAGGATACGCATTGTGTCACGTCATGCAAAGTAAAGACGCTTGTCGCTTTTCACCTGTAAGCCATACATAATAAAAACATTCAACTTTGTTTTGcatgttttaaaattaaatacagAGATAAGGAAACTCTTTCTTCCGGTAAGAGGGGTATGTGCAGAAAACTTTGCGATATTCATTACAATTCAGTACAATTGTTGTGTTACGTAATACGTCATCGTACTGTATTGTGGTCTGTGAAGAACAAAACGCTTATGCACTTCATTAAGCACGCTCTCATTTCCCAGAAGTTTAGATTTTAAGTAATTTCATGGATTTTCTGAAtgacacacacaaaaaattatGTATTGAATGTAGGTGAAGCTTAACTTGGTAGCTATAGCGCGACATCTTTAAAAGCAAAAGCGTGCTCGCGTGATCCTGCACTGTAGAAGCAGAAGTATGGGGCGAGTCGTCGAATTGATAAACGATCGATCGATTCGACTATCGGGGCTTCCGTTCAGTTCTGTTCAAGAGAGAAATGGTGATTTTTATAGCCTGTTCCCAAGCCAGAGAGGCAACAGGGAATACATATTTGTTTACCGGGTACATTTTTGGTTATAATGTCTTCTTTAATAGATCTTTCGTACCCCTTTTCAGTAACGTACTGCGGCATATTCGCTTGCGATTTATGCAGTGTAATGACAAAAGGAACCCTGTTAAGCCTCATAAGTTCTCGCGGCATTTCTATAAAGCTGTAAGATCCATAGATTCGATTGAAATAAAAGGGCCGTTCCTCTGATACCCCGCTAACATTCGCGTCTTTGGCTGGTGCCAACCACGCGAATGTCAGCGACCCTAACGACTTCGTAATTGCTAAAACCATGCCTGATAGCAGGGCGGTATTCTTCTGAAAATAAGCGTTGAGatttttaaagctacaaaaacGACCAAGCTAACATGATATCTTACTAACAGTGGTAATAAAAGTTGCTTCTATTTATTCCCCTCATATCATTGATTAAAATAAGGCCACAAGGTCAGGTACATTATACTGTGTCGTTTTGAATAAGATAGAGGAGGCTAAAGATGGCTAACTTTGTTAACGAAAACTTTTAACATCTTTCAAGAACAAGTCTAAAGAAGCTTGAAGAATTTGACCTTTTCTAGCTAGATTCTAACCTAATGACTTTCTTTAAGGATCAAAATACTGAAATATATAGTTTTAATAACAAACAATATGCTAACATGACTGATGCTACTTTTCATCTGAATTGCTTTTGTTAGAAAAACGTAATGTTTGTTACTGTACTATAGTACACATTTTAAATGTTCCCGGCTAGAAGAAACTTTTATGTCTTCATTTGGCTGTTCTATAACTAAAGGCAACAGACCGAGCTTTCTGTTATCCAAGGATTATTGACTTGACAAAACAGCAGATAGTGTCGGTGTTACACACGACTTTGTACCCGGGCCTTGAGTTGATACTTTTTATGTTCAACTTCTGTTGGTATTTACAATCTAAATCCTAAGGAGATCTCCAGTAAAGTTGATGAAACTGGTTTTTATGTTAAAACCACTCGTGAAGTATAGCATAACCTTTAAAAAATAAGTTAGTgtcaatgaaaataatattgaaataacTTACACCAtgtgtattttaatatttatttaatttttgaacaTTCTAATGTTTGTTATTCTAGTAAAGTTACATAAAACCTTTCTCCTGAAAAACCTTATTTGCTTTCAATTATTTCATATACAAAGCACAGAGTTGGATTATTTACTAGCTGCTGTTCAGGAAATGCGCGTGCGCGAAGGTTTGACTTGAGAAAAGAGAAACTAACCCTAGCTTTCTATTGGTTTTATACTGAGGAATAATACCAATGTCCAGCATGGGTTATTACACACAGCAGTAAACCTGTAGTATACGTTTCGATACAAGCTATTTCGATAGAAATCGTTTCGATATAACTCTAAAGTAGTAGAATTACGACAATAAATTGTGATCACTTCAAGGATGGTTTTCGCGTAAACGAGactcttgttttgttttgtttcctcttgtttgttttgaaacattCAGTTTGAATATTCTTTGTTCTTCAAAGTGCAAAGTGTTTTTCCAAGCACGTGAAGCTATTTACACCAAGTTAGGGTATTAATGCCATTTAATGCCAAGttggcaggggcacccaacgagaatatagttcaaaaccacttaaacatagcattgttaaacgtattttagtatttaaacggtagatataggcatatttttatcccgtaaaagtttttcatctgttcggatttcctagctgaaagtctcgagatccgaaaatcatagggatcaaaacttaccttttcgaaaatttcagccagaaaaaaggctcccaaaaattctaggtgagctttttagggtaaaaatccgttaaaaatggacaattacaccaatttttagatgttcgaaaatcctaggagaggtaggcaaggaagaaattttacaaaaaatgttccgaaaattctagatctcaaatcgtcttccgaacagatattttccgaaaattgacgttgggtgcccctgagttggGTATCACAACATAAATTACTAGGTATTTAAAAGTCTGAATTAATTCTATCTACGAAATGGCCGTCCGCGATTGTTGAATTCACTTAGACGATCAGAGATAACGGTTAAAAAATCGGAGGCAGTTATTGATAGTTGTTGTCATCTCAACGGTATACGGGAGATAAACAAAAACCATAAGGAAATTAAGTTGTATAGCTTGAGTGTCGTGTTTTGATGTCTGCTATCTAAGctcttttttccacttcttcGCTTAGAGTTGTGTAATCCAAATCGCACCCATCGTTTGCTTGGAATTCCAGTGATAAACCAGTGAAGGACTTTTTGATGGTGTCTTTAGAAGATGCGTAAATCATTTTGTCTGCAATCTTTGCATTTTCGTCAcacctaaaacaaaaagaggaGATGAGATGAACAAGCTCAGCCTGTTAACGGGGCTGCCTCGGCTCATGCCTTGTTTCCttataaaattgttgttgtgtttatatgagaaGGCAGGCTGCCACGTTTACCGTGATCTTGGTTGCTCGAAGGAAGATCTCAGCAAGCAGACCTCACCTCATATAAACAGTTCTtaagtagaaatgagaaccaGGCAATAAGAGAGTACTTCATCATACAAACTAAAGCTAAAGAGATGTACCCAacacctttttttatttaataatctCTTGATGAATGCACTTTTATTAGTAATAAATCAATTcagggagcaagggtggcgcagggGTGGTACAGTGGTAAGAGCACTCACCTCTCACCGTtttggcccgggttcaaatcccggcgtcgactcGGTATGTGGGTACGGTTGAGTTTATCGCAGTTTCTAGATATTCTGGCTTCACTTGCCATATGGTTATTAGTAGATCGATCAAGTTATTCAAATAGCGTGATGTCATTGTGACTTCCATCAACCGGATTAAGGTATCATTAATGAAGGTAATCATTATTTTTCCATCACTCCGGTAGatgtgaaaaacgaaaaagacgCATAGCGTCCTTGCAGGCGTTCCCCACACTCCCCTCGCGCGTCTTTCGCGCTTCTCGCGCGCTCGGAATCctctctctcccccccccctttcaaacgcctgacAAGAAGGCTACCAATTCTGTTGCACCTATAACTCTTTTTACCACtcagatttattatttttactagGTTGAAAAAGGAACATGCTCTTACAACTCTGACTCTGTCGAGCTAGTAAAATCCAGCCTAAAATTTCTTGAGATTAAAGGAAAATTTTATGCCCAGTCACCAGTTAAAAATACAGAGAACAGCCTCACTCACCAGAAGATGAATGCCAACTTATTAACTCGCCTGCCGTCCTTCTTCATAAATCCAAAATCGTACAAAATGTATCGTGGCTCATTGGTGAGTTGCTCCTTCATTCTATTGAACTGTGCTTCAtcctcttcttttgtttcagttttgcaTGGATCCCCACAGACGTCAGcaacaattttcttctttccttgaaTGTTAAATAATGCAAACTTGTGCGTGCTTCTCATCTTCATATCGTTAAACAAACCGTTGATTTCAGCATCGACTTGTACTCCTGACATAGACTGTATCAAgacaacataaaaataaaattaataatctgaaaaaaaaacttattaagATATCGGAAGTGCCGTAAAGTCAAAAACTGATGAGGCTTATAAAAttagttacttgaaatgtaCTCTCAAACTGAACACAAATTCCAAACATGAATCATTTTTGTGGAATGGAAGTGGAGAAAATGAAGGCCAAAGGTGAAATGTTGATAATTACAGTATGAGTTCAAGTGAAGCAGGGGAAATTACAGCAAAATTTGCTACATTCTGCTTCCTACAATAAAGAACGATTGCGGTGATCATTCCTAAGCATTTGCATGTCTGAAAAAAGCCTATGGCCCAGGGTGTGAGTGTACTGTAACTACTTACCATTGTGATGGTCGACcgtgaatttaatttttaaaataccttgaaaggaaaaaagttaaaaattagtTGGGGTGAAGCAAATTAATCTGAATATAGATGTTCAAAATAAACTTTGTGGAGCAAAGGTGTACATGAATAGCACTTCAAAGTCAAAAAATCTTTGAATACATAATCAACTGTAGCAACAAATTTTAGCAATTTGTGCTTTCCGCTCCTAAAGGGATAAATGTTTAGActccaaagaaaactaaaacaagttTTAGCATCGCCCCTTACCAATAACTTGCTTCTTGGTAGCTGTCTTCGAACTCTATGGCTtgataaacttttttttctgcaggtGCGTATATATATGTTCCCGGTGTGATGTAACATTCTATATTTATAGTTATCCAGTTGCTTTAAACTGTGGGTTTCCTTCGACATCATTTACTTGAAATTAAAGCGAGCTCATTGCATCCTTTTAAGGAAAAGACACGGAGCGTGACTCAGGGCGATGGGAATTACGCAATGATAAAACTTTGCATAACACTGAATTATAAACAGTtgatttgttattgttttatcgCCTGAATATAGAAGTTGTCATGCAACATATCGTCTCTGGTAGTAACAATCAACTTCtaaatttattttactgaaGGAAATTCTAAAAATTGATTTGCgacaatgttgaaaatttagGTATGCTGACCGATCAACTTTCGGTCTAAAGGTTTGAAGGACTCGAGTACACGCGCGCATACGGTGTATTATCTCCTTTTATGGCGTATTTTACAAATTCGATCTTTTATAGAATAATGACATAATAgataaagttttctttgtcacgTCATAGTCCATAAAATCGTCATGAACTTTATGATAAACCTAAGGAATCTTAATACCTATGTATTGGATATAATTCACGATTGCCTTGTCATGTTAGCAATGTTTGCCTTATAAAATGTGTCAGTAGTTGCTAACTAGTATTTAAGGGTTATAAAGGACAAAAATGGTCTCTAGATCTAGCGACATTGGAAGAATCAAAGTAAGGCTTAgaccaaacgtcgaacttttcaagtgacgaaCCAAACTTCGTGAATGAGCTTGAATCTTCCACCACGTTCTATCTGTCTACTTTAGACGGATAGAACTGAACGTGTGAACATCATCttcgggacaaacgtcgatcttcacatgcgacgaactaaaccaAGAGACTAAACTTTTGCATGATGATGTATATTTATAATAGTTCATTCGTTCgcacgatcttaacttaatttagtcaatttaggtcgacccaattAGAGTTTGCTTCTTcttatgaaaagttcgacgtttagcCTTGGCCTAAGTGAACTGTCCAAAAATTTCCCATAGCCTCGCACAGGTTTATTCCCGTAATTATTTTATTGGACAAAAACATTCTGAAAAATGTTATGATAGCTCCTGTCCCTACTGTATACATTACCAAAATAGGATACGCATTATGTCACGTCATGCAAAGTAAAGACCCTTGTCGCTTTCCACCTGTAAGACatacataataaaaaaattcagctttgttttgcatgttttaaaattaaatacagAGATAAGGTAACTCTTTCTTCCGGTAAGAGGGGTATGTGCAGAAAACTTGGCGATATTCATTACAATTCAGTACATTTGTTGTGTTACGTAATACGTCATCGTACTGTATTGTGGTCTGTGAAGAACAAAACGCTTATGCACTTCATTAAGCACGCTCTCATTTCCCAGAAGTTTGGATTTTTAGTAATTTCATGCATTTTCTGAACaacatacaaaaaaattatgcatTGAATGTAGGTGAAGCTTAACTTGGTAGCTATAGCGCGACATCTTTAAAAGCAAAAGCGTGCTCGCGTGATCCTGCACTGTAGTATCCGAAGTATGGGGCGAGTCCTCTCAACTTTCAATGATAAACGATCGATCGATTCGACTATCGGGGCTTCCGTTCAGTTCTGTTCAAGAGAGAAATGGTGATTTTTATACCCTGTTCCCAAGCCAGAGAGGCAAAAGGGAACACATATTTGTTTACCAGGTACATTTTTGGTGATCATGTCTTCTTTAATAGATCTTTCGTACCCCTTTTCAGTAATGTTCTGCAGCATATTCGCTTGCGATTTTTGCAGTGTTATGACAAAATGAACCCTGTTCTATATTTCTATAAAGCTGTAAGATCCATAAATTCGATTGAAATAAAAGGGCCGTTCCTCTGATA containing:
- the LOC140944258 gene encoding uncharacterized protein, which translates into the protein MKMRSTHKFALFNIQGKKKIVADVCGDPCKTETKEEDEAQFNRMKEQLTNEPRYILYDFGFMKKDGRRVNKLAFIFWCDENAKIADKMIYASSKDTIKKSFTGLSLEFQANDGCDLDYTTLSEEVEKRA